The segment tttttcttcttccttttctttttgttgttgttttattctttGACTTTCttagtttgtttctttgtttcttttttacatttagtcaagttttgactaaatgttttaacatagagggggaatcgagacgagggtcgtggtgtatgtgtgtgtgtgtgtgtgtgtgtctgtgtgtgtgtgtgtgtctgtgtgtgtgtgtctgtctgtctgtctgtgtgtctgtctgtctgtctgtctgtctgtgcgtgtgtgtgtgtagagcgattcagaccaaactactggaccgatctttatgaaatttgacatgagagttcctgggaatgatatccccggacattgtttttctttgtttcgataaatacttttgatgacgtcatatccggctttttgtaaaagttgaggcggcactgtcacaccctcattttacaatcaaattgattgaaatttgtgtaaagcaatcttcgacaaaggccggatttcggtattgcatttcagtttgggggcttaaaaattaatttatgactttggtcattaaaaatctgaaaattgtaatttttttttctccatataAAACGGTCTAaagttacgttcatcttattctacatcatttcctgattccaaaaacatataaatacgttatatttggattaaaaacaagctctgaaaattaataatatgaaaattatgatcaaaattaaatttccgaaatcgatttaaaaacaatttcatcttattccttgttgcttcctaaatccaaaaacatatagatatgatatgtttggattaaagacacgcttagaaagttaaaacgaagagaggtacagaaaagcgtgctatgcagcacagcgaaaccactaccgcgctgaacaggctcgtcagtttcactccgttatgcacaagcggcggactacggtcattgtaaaaaagtgcagtgcgttcagtttcattctatgagttccacagcttgactaaatgtagtaatttcgctttacgcgacttgttttgttttgttttcgtgTATGTTTTTTTTAGGAAAAGCACTTTTCTCACATTTTTCCTGCTCTGTACAATTAAAACACTTTTTGCAGACAATATTTTTTCCATATGCACccattctttattttcttttttttgtgttgttgtgtgcaACTGGCTTTAGAGTACTGAAAACTATGGGCACAAAAAagtcaaaagaaaaaaacacagaaacaaaacgAAAATATTATCCAGCCGATCAAAACAGACGGGCCATGTCGCCTTTTTGTACTCATTTTTCAAGGCCGTGACCTTGCCTTGCCACGTGAGGGATTCGTCCCGCACGTTTAGGGAGTTATGGGAATACCTCACGGTACGGGAATTACGGGAATGCCGCACGATGTCTCACACGAAGTCACCAGTGGATGCGcacaatttcaaactttcacttTCGGATACTTCAAAGTCAAGGAAGAGACGCATGCAAGCAGTATGTTTATTATAGACGATGACACTCTATCattctaaacttggccaaaaaattattgcaacaactttCGCACGCTAACAAAAGCGATAAAACGCAATCCATTTTAGTtcaactttatatgctggaaaaggtaattatgtccaACTAAATGCTCTGAActggaaattgaatggcctttctaACGGTAGTCATACGTGTTTGGTAAGTgcacattctgattttttgcagattttaaaacacggggctatggtttttgtcaggtcgaatttaggggtgaccttgtttgacaggctgtaacGGGATGCCTAAACAAATTACCACtgatcggacaaatgatatgaacggtggacataattaccttttccagcatatTAAGTTGCACTAAAATGGATTGCGTTTTACTGCTTTTGTTAGCGTGCGaaagttgttgcaataatttgttggccaagtttatatgtTATGTACAAGTTTATGGCAAAttgaagtggttttttttatggtaTCTCTTATGCAAACATTTGTGACAAAGTGAAGTTCTTTTATCCTATTTGTTATGCACAAAGGCTGTGACAAAGTGAAGTTCTTTTATCCTATTTGTTATGCACAAAGGCTGTGACAAAGTGAAGTTCTTTTATCCTATTTGTTATACACAAAGGCTGTGACAAAGTGAAGTTCTTTTATCCTATTTGTTATACACAAAGGCTGTGACAAAGTGAAGTTCGTTTATCCTATTTGTTATGCACAAAGGCTGTGACAAAGTGAAGTTCTTTTATCCTATTTGTTATGCACAAAGGCTGTGACAAAGTGAAGTTCTTTTATCCTATTTGTTATGCACAAAGGTTGTGACAAAGTGAAGTTTTTTTTATCCTATTTGTTATACACAAAGTGTGTTACAAGGTTTGGAATTGTATTCATGAGCGTACCCTCCGTGAACTTATGTTAAAGGGCCTCGTTTGGTCATAATCATGTAACTTCTCGAACGAGAGAGCGTCTGAAACAAAAGTCCGCTTTTAGGGCGTTTCGAGTAGATTCACTTGTCTTCAAGACTATTTGTGATTGTGAGCTTAGCATAGCTCGCTTTCCGTCAACTAAAGTGAAGAATTAATTTTCAAAAACTATTATTTTAAATCGAGCGCAGAGTTAAGGCACTAACCTACCAGCACAATATTTCTAAAGGCAGCGTTAAAGGGAAAGAACTCTTGGTTGTAACAATTCGCTTGCTCTGCAGTGTCCTTGCCCTAACTCTGCCGGTCCAACAATCATTATTCGAACTGTATACTTGTTTGAGGCTATGGTATTGTCATTAGAAGCTGACAGAGGGACAATAGTTTTGCTTTGCACAACAGAAAGAAATTATACCAATTATGTTTTTTTGCGAACgcatgtaaccgagtgccgtaacactacgatcacctcgggaggcgaagtgcaatcaaacaggattgaaaatgttaggactaatttcttagccctataaaaactgttatgcaaacccgaaggtttccatgaacatacagacaatcagaaaccaccagaccccatcacaaacagaattccacaatccaccggtgttgacttaaaggccaacaactcgggtgcagtcATGCtgcgaaaggagcggtagcctcccctgtcacaggAAGTTAAATGGTACCCTAATTCTTTTGATCAAGTGTATTTAGAAATCAGTCCAAAAACGAGAACATGTCATTAAATGGAACTGTTTATTCACTAAAACTAGATTTACTGAACGCTTGATCGAATCAACGAGTTCGATTTATAAAACATATgatgctttaaaaaaaacaccatcttTCTTTCtactttctttccttttcttttttctttccttttcttctttctttcttcctttcttcctttctttctttccttctttctttctttctttctttctttctactttctttccttttcttttttctttccttttcttctttctttctttctttctttctttctttctttcttccttcctttctttctttctttctttctttctttctttctttctttctttctttctttcttcctttctttctttctttctttctttctttctttctttctttctttctttctttctttcttcctttctttttttctttctttctttctttctttctttctttctttcttcctttctttctttctttctttctttctttctttcttcctttctttctttctttctttctttctttcttcctttctttctttctttcttcctttctttctttctttctttctttctttctttctttcttcctttctttctttctttcttcctttctttctttctttctttctttctttcttcctttctttctttctttctttctttctttcttcctttctttctttcttcctttctttctttctttctttctttctttctttctttcttcctttctttttttctttctttctttcttcctttctttctttctttctttctttctttcttcctttctttctttctttcttcctttctttctttctttctttctttctttctttctttctttcttcctttctttctttctttcttcctttctttctttctttcttcctttctttcttcctttcttcctttctttctttctttcttcctttctttctttctttctttctttcttcctttcttactttctttctttctttctttctttcgttctatcctgtttgttttgtctcccgtgtatctcttttcttttcttttgcccGATTCAGACGTGACTTGAACACATTAAAGTTACTGGAATTTTCacgtccaggtgcacggagccgcGCGGGCTGTCAGCCATGCCTCAAGCATCTATCCATTTGAAATAATACCAAGTCTCAATGACCTTGCAAGGAGTCGAAAGCTGACATTTTTACAAGTTATTTTTTATCATAGTCTAGACGGGGCAGcgttatacccccccccccccccccacccccaccatcccccccccacccccccaacaGACACACAATATTTGGAGGTGCATCTTTTCAACACTGCATCGTTTTTCCATTACAACAACAGCTGATTGTAAGCAAATATAAGTGTCTTCAACtgcaaaacaagcaaacattgTGATGCAAAAACCTGTTTGGAAACAAAACTGCACGCGTTGGGACAGGTGTGCTTTTGTGATTGTTCCTGCTAACGCCCACTTGTATACTTGTGCTTGCACGCCTGCCTTTCCTTCTTGTCTACGTGcatatctctgtgtctgtccgtgCGTGCTTCTGTGCTTATACCTTAGGCAGTGCATGTGTTCGTTTCTATGAGTCTGTGAaccttttaaaaataaaaaaaacccagggggttaaaaagtcaaggtcaGGAAAACAAAGAGAACAGTTTCCTATTCTCTCCACTGGTATAATACATTTACTGGGATAAAGAAAATATGTCACAGGCTGGACACTGAGTGTTTGTCACAGAAAAATACCGTGAAAAAATGTCACTTTACCATTAGCATATTCATTATACATTCTTCGCTGAGAGCCGCGGTCAAGGTTAATTCGTAATAAGCCACTTGACAAGACATTTATCAGGCCAGGGTCAGACCTGGTGTGGTCCGTTTCTTCCtgaccctttctttctttatttgaccagtgtttaacgtcgttttcaaccgttcaaggttatatcgcgacgggtccCTGACCCTCAtttttgctccctctctgtctctgtcactgtctctgtctctgtccctgtctctgtccctgtctctgtctctgtctctgtatctatctctgtctctgtctctgtctctgtctctgtatctatctctgtctctgtctttctctctctctgtctctgcctctggctctgtctctgtctctgtctctgtctctatctctgtcgctgtctctgtctctgtctctgtccctgtctctgtctctatctctgtctctgtctctatctctgtccctctctatctctgtttctgtctctgtccctgtctctgtctctgtctctatctcttctctgtctctgtctccctctctctgtctgtctctgtctgtctgtctgtctctgtctctgtctctgtctctttcaatctctgtctctgtctttatgtctctgtctctgtctctgtccctgtctctgtccctgtctctgtctctgtctctgtccctgtctctgactctgtctctgtctctgtccctgtctctgtctctgtctctgtctctgtccctgtccctgtctctgtctctgtctctgtctctgtctctgtctctgtctctgtctctgtctttttctctgtccctgtctctgtctctgtctctgtctctgtccctgtctctgtctctgtctctgtctctgtctctgtctctgtctctgtctctgtctctgtctctgtccctgtctctgtctctgtctctgtccctgtctctgtctctgtctctgtctctgtctctgtctctgtccctgtctctgtctctgtctctgtctctgtccctgtctctgtccctgtctctgtctctgtctctctgtccctctctctgtctctgtccctgtctctgtctctgtccctgtctctgtctctgtccctgtccctgtctctgtctctgtctctgactctgtctctgtctctgtctctgtctctgtctctgtctctctgtctctgtctctgtctctgtctctgtctctgtctctctgtctctgtctctgtttctttctctgtctctgtccctgtctctgtctctgtctctgtctctgtccttgtctctgtctctgtctctgtctctgtctctatctctgtctctgtctctatctctatctctgtctctgtccctgtctctgtctctgtctctgtccctgtctctgtctttgtatctgcaaaagaagaagactgTTTTGTATTCTGTTTTAGTTGTATACAATTGTTTCACAAGAACAACATATAGAACGATAACAAGCACAATGCTTTATGAACACCTTCTACAAATTATAAACAATACATAATAATGATTACAACAtggcaaacaagcgatatcaTCAGCCCTTATAGCGTAACGTAAATGATATGTCATTACTATgttttcaagagagagagagacagagagagagagagagNNNNNNNNNNNNNNNNNNNNNNNNNNNNNNNNNNNNNNNNNNNNNNNNNNNNNNNNNNNNNNNNNNNNNNNNNNNNNNNNNNNNNNNNNNNNNNNNNNNNNNNNNNNNNNNNNNNNNNNNNNNNNNNNNNNNNNNNNNNNNNNNNNNNNNNNNNNNNNNNNNNNNNNNNNNNNNNNNNNNNNNNNNNNNNNNNNNNNNNNAAGTGCAACACTGAATGACCACAAAATGCAATATTGAGCCACAAAGTGCAATATGCGGCcacaaagtgtacatttggGCCAAAAAGTGCAACATAGGACCACAAAGTGCAAAATTTGGCCACAAAATGCAATATTGGGCCTCAACGGGTATTATGTTGCAACACAGGGTCACACAGTGCCGAACAGCATACAGAGCTTTAAgatctttttttcaaaaagaaACAATACATTTTTATACATGTATCTATCGGTCTTGAAACGGGATGCCGTGTCCGCTAATTAACCGTCCGTGAACTGTACCTGATAAAGGTCCACGTAGTCTGTCTGCAGTCGTTGCAGGCTGTTGCTGATGCTGTTGGTGATGTGACGACGACTGCAGCCCGCCGCGTTGGGGTTGCTGCTGTCCATGGTGTTGAAGAATTTGGTGCCCACCACGAAACGGTCCCTCTCCTGGCTGTGTGATAAACAGTGGCACATTGTCTTACAACAGGACGAGTTGATGCTGTGATGCGGATGTTGTTGAAGATTTCTCGCTTGTCTTTGACTGTTAAGCTCGAACGACTCACCTTCGTTGTCATTTTGTTATATcgtagtttttgtgtgtgcggggggggggggggggggggcgctggaggggggggggggggtggtgtttaGTTTCACCACAAACATCCGTAAAGTTCCGGCGGCCCTGATGGTTGCAAAAAAAGCACAGACCATCTTATCGATTTTTATTGAATGTTGCAATCTTTCTGCTGTACGAAATGTCAGTttgacctttttacatttagtcaagttttgactaaatgttttaacatagagggggaatcgagacgagggtcgtggtgtatgtgtgtgtgtgtgtgtgtgtgtgtgtgtgtgtgtgtgtgtgtgtgtgtgtgtgtgtgtgtgtgtgtgtgtgtgtgtgtagagcgattcagactaaactactggaccgatctttctgaaatttgacatgagagttcctgggaatgatatccccggaaatgtttttcttttttcgataaatgtctttgatgacgtcatatccggctttttgtaaaagttgaggcggcactgtcacaccctcatttttcaatcaaattgattgaaattttggccaagcaatcttcgacgaaggccggacttcggtattgcatttcagtttggtggcttaaaaattaattaatgactttggtcattaaaaatctgaaaattgtataaaaaaaaatataaaaaaaattataaaacgatccaaatttacgttcatcttattcttcatcattttctgattccaaaaacatataaatatgttaatttggattaaaaacaagctctgaaaattaaaaaaattaaaaattataatcaaaattaaatttctaaaatcgtttcaaaaactatttcatcttattccttgtctgttcctgattccaaaaacatatagatatgatatgtttggattaaaaacacgctcagaaagttaaaacgaagagaggtacagtaaagcgtgctatgaagcacagcgcaaccgctgccgcgccaaacaggctcgtcactttcactgccttttgcactagcggcggactacgttcagtttcattctgtgagttccacagcttgactaaatgtagtaatttcgccttacgcgacttgttatatatTTGTTACAACGTCAAACATTTAGATTGACGGGTAAGCTCAATTgctaataattttaaaaaaactaaTAATTATAACAAatatttgagagagaaaaaaaggtttACTTACTTTTTGAGCCAAGTGCCGACAACTCTTTCGGAGTCACCCCGTCCATAGCCGTCTGCCGTGTCGAGGAAGTTACCTCCCCACTGCACAAAGCGCTGAATCACAGCGTGCGAATCCGCCTCGCTCAAGTTACTGGGACTGCCTATCTGTAAAAACCAACAGAAATAGATGTACATACAGGCAAAGGGGCAGAGTATTGAATCAAATTGAATAAgaagaaaagttcaaatgccTCTGAGTAACAGTTTCGCCTGGGCCTGTTTAGCAGACATTTGTTAGAGTGCATCTTTCTGTACTGTCggtggttttttgttgttgttttttttacatctaATAAGTCTTAAAATCATAAAGGAATTAAAATGAAACTAGAAATTAAGAAACGAAATGAATAGAAGTGATGAAATTTAAGTTAATTATTCTCTCATGTGTCAGGATATTGATACCACATAACTCTCACTTTTTCTCAGTTGCTGATGACACTATAAGAGCGCTTATACTTCCCTGATATCTAAATAGCGATTGAATTAAGTATTACTCACATGTGACTTGCCTAAGGTCAGGGTACCCAGGCAGATGCCTCGAATCTGAtgccgcataactctcacttactcttgctGTTTATActaagagcgcttacttccctttctttcttaGATCTATTTAGCACTAGAACCAGGTATTACTTACATGTGACTTTCCGAAGGTCATGGTACCCAGGCAGATATTGGATACACGCAGGCCAGACTTGCCCAGGTACGTGTACTGACATCTCGCTGTCTCTGGAACACTCTCCATCTCCTTTTGGTCGTCAACAGGTAAAAACTATAGGTGCGCTTTAGCGACTGGGgttctggctgtgtgtgtgtgtgtgtgtgtgtgtgtgtgtgtgtgtgtgtgtgtgtgtgtatgtgtgtgtgtgtgtctgtctgtctgtctgtgtctctctgtgtgtgtttgtgtgtctgtgtgcgtgtgagtgagtgagtacgTACGtggatgtgtgcgtgcatgtgagcAGGACTGTCAAAACAACGAATTTTAAGTTGCTACTATAATCGACTGCGAACTTCACGAAACATGATACGCGAAATCCTTATGGTGTCAACGCAACAGTAAAAACTGACAGAACTAGTGTCATAATCATAGAGCAAAAGTACAATATAGCGAAAAGAAAATACGAAGGTAACTCTGGATCAAAAGGAGCAGCGGACTGCTGAACATGAATATACTGTaaccttgtaaacgcccaccccctactgtGTCCGGGCGTTTACTAAGAACTTTACGGTACTAACGCACACAATCAACAGACACAGATCTATACGGTGAGAGAAGA is part of the Littorina saxatilis isolate snail1 linkage group LG15, US_GU_Lsax_2.0, whole genome shotgun sequence genome and harbors:
- the LOC138947954 gene encoding 1-deoxyxylulose-5-phosphate synthase YajO-like is translated as MESVPETARCQYTYLGKSGLRVSNICLGTMTFGKSHIGSPSNLSEADSHAVIQRFVQWGGNFLDTADGYGRGDSERVVGTWLKNQERDRFVVGTKFFNTMDSSNPNAAGCSRRHITNSISNSLQRLQTDYVDLYQVQFTDG